GGTcccgccgcccggcccgggccccGCAGCGCCGGTACCTGCGGCAGCCGGGGGGACCCGGCGAGCCGGGAAGGGTCTCTCGGTCCCGGTGATGGAGAAGGAGGAGCAATACCGGGGAATCGCAGTGATCCCAGTGCCGGGGGAGGATAACGTGGGGGTCAGTCCCGGTGCCGGCTGCGAGCGGACCTTGTGCCGGGGAAGACGAGCCGGTGGAGGCCGGTCGGTCCTGCTGCCGGGGTCCAAGGACTGATGCCGGTGCCGGGATAGCAGGGCCGGAGCGGTGCCGGTTCCGCTGCTGGTGAAGAGCCGGTACCGGAGGCTCCGTCGCGGTCCCGCTGCCGGTTGCACatgcccagagcagggctggcgCCCGCCCCGCTCGCACCAGCGGTGCCGGAGCATCCGCAGCCCCGAGTCGGCTCCGCGCTCCGCCCCGCGTCCCTCCCCGCATCCCCCCCCCGCATCCCTCCCCGCATCTCCCCCCGCATCTCCCCCCGCATCCCTCCCCGCATCTCCCCCCGCATCCCTCCCCGCATCCCTCCCCGCATCCCTCCCCGCATCCCTCCCCGCATCTCCCCCCGCATCCCTCCCCGCATCTCCCCCCGCATCTCCCCCCGCATCCCTCCCCGCATCTCCCCCCGCATCCCTCCCCGCATCTCCCCCCGCATCTCCCCCCGCATCCCTCCCCGCATCCCCTCCCGCATCCCTCCCCGCATCCCTCCCCGCATCCCTCCCCGCATCCCTCCCCGCATCCCTCCCCGCATCCCTTCCCGAGTCCTTCCCCGGGGCTGCCCCTTGCTCCGGGAGAGCCGCGCGGGGGCTGCGGGCCGGGCCGAGGGTCCCTGGGGGATGAAGGGGGGTTCGGAGCGGGACCCCTTCCCCCGGTACCGGGACCCCTTCCCCCGGTACCGGGACCCCCACCCCCGGTACCGCCGGGGCCGCAGCGCCCTCTACGGGCGGCGGGacgggggcggcggggcgggaccGGAGGAGTGACCAAGGGAGGGACACGGGGGTGGCCCCGAGAGGGGAGGGACACTGGGGGGTGGCCCGATGTATGGGCGTGTCGGGGGGCGCGGCAGGGCCGGCGGAACGGGCCGGGGCAGCGGGCGCAGCCATGTCTTTCTGCTCCTTCCTGGGGGGAGAGGTGTTCAAGGACCACTTCCAGCCGGGTGAGGGGCTCCCCGAGGGCTCCGGGGGTGCAGCCGGGGGGGATCCCCGGCGGGATGGGCAGGGGGTGTCCCCCGGCAAGGCGGAACCCCCCGGGTGAGCGGCTGGGGGGGATTTAGGGGAGGTGTCCTTCTGCGGAGCATCCTCCAGCCGTGGGTCCGGGTGGGGGTCTCCGCTTTGCGCTCCTTGTTGGGGTCCTCCCAACAGCGTGGGGGAATCCTCCCCGATGGGGAGGGGGGGTTCCTATAGGGACTCGGGGGGTCGGTCCCTATAGGAGCTGTTTTTGGGTGATCCTATCCTTTGGGAACCTTTATGGGGAGTGGGGGTGCTGCCCCTCCGCCCCCCTGCCTGGCCCTGGGGGTGCCGTGGGGTCCGGCAGCCGCAGCTGGGCAGAGTCCCGCGGGGGTGTCCCGTGTCCCCTGCCCTGACCCCTCCCGTGCCACCCTCCCCAGGTATTTACGTGTGTGCCAAGTGTGGCCATGAGCTGTTCTCCAGCCGGGCCAAGTACGAGCACTCGTCCCCGTGGCCAGCGTTCACCGAGACCCTGCGCGGGGACAGCGTGGCCAAACGCGAGGAGCGCCCGGGGGCTTTAAAGGTGAGGATCCCCGGAGCCTTGGGGTGGAAAAAACAACACCCCCGGTGGTGGAACAACCTCTGGGTTCGTTTTCCACGAGCTCGTGGAAAGCCACGTTGATGCCAACCTCTCCCCCTGCTTCTCCAGGTGACGTGTGGCAAGTGTGGCAACGGGCTGGGCCACGAGTTCCTCAACGATGGACCCAAGAGGGGCCAGTCCCGCTTCTGAATATTCAGCAGCTCGCTGAAATTCGTCCCGAAAGGTAGCGGCTGTGTCTTggcagctgtcccagcccagggagTGGTTCTGGGGGCACGCTGTGTGCGCTGCACTGCTTTCAGCGGGGTGGCTCTGGCCGTGCTGATAACACCAGGGAGCTGCTCGTGGAATAAATCAGGCTCAGTCTGCTCGCCTCGAGGCTCCCCGAACTCCCTCTGGAGCTCCTGGGTGTGACTACGGCTCAAACCTTGggtttgaggggttttggggggtttctCTGGGGGTGCAAAGCGAGGGCAGGGAGcctctgtggtggcactgaggggctggatgggCTTTGCTGGTCACTCCCTGGGGAAGTTGTGGAAGAAAAGATTTAGAGGAAAAGCCTCAAGAGGCCAAAATCCAGCCAGCACCACAGCCAAGAGCTGCTGGCCTGCTTATCAGGCTGTGATGGTGATGATGTTGTGTAGCAAAACCCCCAGACAAAAAGGGCAGGTGGTTCTGGAGGAAGAAACACGAGCCCTGAGTGTTCCTTCCCTGTTTTTAGGTAAAGCTGACAACGACCTGAAGGAGAAGTAAGcgagctgctgtgcctggcactgccctgggctGATCCTGCCTTCACTCCTGCCTTCACACAGCAGGAGGAGCCCCGGGGAAGCTCCCGCTTCGAGTTTTCCCCTGATTTCCTGGTTACGGTTTCCCCTTGATTTCCCTGCCAAGCTTTCATTCCCTGATTTCCCCGTTCCAGTTCCCCCTGATTTCTCTGTCACGGTTTCCCTGGTCCAGTTCCTCCTTGGGGCTCTTCCAGCTCCATCCAAGGagctcctgtgcctgtgctgagctctggggaGATTTGCTGCTGTCTTCATCTGAGGCAGGACAGTGTCCAGACCACAGGCAGGCACTGATGCAATCCAGGCTCCCCTGGCACTTCCAGGGAGTAACTCAGGATTAGCTGAGGTCAGGGGCTGGATAAATCCCTGGAGCTATTCTGGGCTGGGATCATGGTATGAACTGCCCTATATAAACCCTTTCAGGGTGCTGGGGCAAGGATGTTTTATGGTCCCACTGGGCAGCATCCAGGTGTTTTCCCCTTGTGCCCCCCCTTGCACATGGCAGAGATTCTTCCACATCAGTGTCCTCGACTCTGCCCTGGCCTTACACCTGATTGTGCAATAAATTCCAGGGGCACTCAGGCACTCAGGGAGGCTGGGATTGGCCCCACGGGCTGTGCTTGGCACTGCTCAGGCTCCAGGAATTGTGTCTGCGCTGCCTCAAcgctccccagggctgccacaTGGATTCTCCTGAATTCAACACCTGATTCGTGGCCttccctccctgtgccaggagccaAGTCCTCCTCTGGAATGGACACAAGGATCTCTAAAGAGAGGAAAGGCTGTTGCTGACCCGTGGGGTTTAGAGGGGATTGCTGCACTCGGGGACACACTGGGGACTTTTCTCTCCACGTGTTTTGCCTCAATCCCACGGATCCGAGGGAACCAGAGGAAGTTTGGCACACCAGCTCATTCCCTGGAGCTCACTGCTGGCCTTGTACCTCTCCATGCTGAAAATAAAGCACTGATTCACTGTGTTGGAGTGTTGGACACGCTGGGAATGGCATCCCAGggctgttcctgctctgctccatggctgcagggatgggatgggatgggatgggatgggatgggatgggatgggatgggatgggatgggatgggatgggatgggatgggatgggatgggatgggatgggatgggatgggatgggatgggtttTACCTGGAATCTGCTCCCATTTCCCCACGGTTTGCTGTGGGAGAAGGGGTTGCTGATGCACTGGAGGCCTCTGGGCATTCCCGGAGCCAAAGCTCCACTGGGaagctttccttttcattccaTGTAGCACTTTGCCCCAAATGAAGCTGGTTTTAGCTTGTTCCAAGTGTGTTCTTGGTACTTCCTGGGCTGTCAGGATtttctgggcacaggcagccgAGTTTCTCACCAGAACTTCCTCACACAAAGCTGTCTGCAGGACTGGAAGCCACAACCCTCAGCCTCACACAGGATTTCCACCCTGTTGGAACTGGATCCCAAATCCTTGGAGCCTGGAGGGTCGAGCTGGGTTTTGCCAGACTCCAGTTCCTTTCTCCAGGGTGGTGAAGTCCCCTCTGGAACTCAGGAgccagtgccagctctgcccctgtTGACCTCACCTCGGGTCAAGCTCTAGCTCTAATTATTCACCAGGTTCCAATCTGAAGGTCCAATCTGCCTTTTGACTGATTAATCTTTGTATTTTAGGATATTGaaaggaaattcttccctgtgaggatgggcaggccctggaacagggtacccagagcagctgtggctgcccctggatccctggaaatgtcccaggccaggttggacactggggcttggagcagcttgggacagtgggaggtgtccttgccatggcactggatgagctttaaggtccccccaaccaaaaccattccaggattgtCCCAGGTCAGGTGACATCCGTGTGAGCCCTGGAAGTGTGGAAAGAAGGGATTTTTGGAGTGGTTTCccctgagatgctgcagtggGAAGAAACCTTGGGAGTGCCAGTggtgaggggacagcagagcttcCCCCCATTGTGGGCAGTTTGTGCCAGGGGGATCCAGCTGGAATTCCTTCATTCCTGCCTTGTTCCAAGGGGGATCCAGCTGGAATTCCTTCATTCCTGCCCTGTTCCAAGGGGGATCCAGCTGGAATTCCTTcattcctgccctgccagggggatccagctggaattccttcattcctgccctgccagggggATCCAGCTGGAATTCCTTCATTCCTGCCGTGTTCCAAGGGGGATCCAGCTGGAATTCCTTCACTCCTGCCGTGTTCCAAAGGGGATCCAGCTGGAATTCCATGCCGCCTTGCAGTTTGTGGATGCGGGCACGGGAGGGTGCAAGTGCCTTTCCTAACCCTTGCAGGGAGGGACGGGAAGGAGGAGGATGCTCCTGTGGGATCCCCTGCATCCACCCCTACAGCAACAAGGAAATATCCTTGGAGCCAAACTCCCCGGGCATGGTGTAAATAAGGGTAGGACATTTTCATGGAAATCTGGCTGGAGATGGGATTCCAGATGGAATATTAAAGGCCTGAGGGTGGAGAGCTCCAGACAGTGCCTGGTGCTGGGGATTCAGCATGCAATCCCACAGGATGGATCctatccctttatcccatccctttatcccatcccatccctttatcccatcccatcccatcccatcccatcccatcccatcccatcccatcccatcccatcccatcccatcccatcccatcccatcccatcccatcccatctcccCACGCaccctcagccctgggcacctcCCCAGACCCCTGGACACTCGGAATTCTGCTTTTCCCCCCCTCACTCCATGGCCCGGGCATTCCCTTT
The Cinclus cinclus chromosome 16, bCinCin1.1, whole genome shotgun sequence DNA segment above includes these coding regions:
- the MSRB1 gene encoding methionine-R-sulfoxide reductase B1, translated to MSFCSFLGGEVFKDHFQPGIYVCAKCGHELFSSRAKYEHSSPWPAFTETLRGDSVAKREERPGALKVTCGKCGNGLGHEFLNDGPKRGQSRFUIFSSSLKFVPKGKADNDLKEK